In Streptomyces ambofaciens ATCC 23877, a single genomic region encodes these proteins:
- a CDS encoding extracellular solute-binding protein gives MLRPRLAGAAGRRLAVLAAPLLLLLPTACGGGGGGGGGNGHAATPSADVPGDIVVASGRDVTGKNGIRQRLIDVWNTGQEKSGTGYRARLVELPGNADEQRSQLLGALQSGSAAYDVVNLDVTWVPEFAAARLISPLPKTLLDDDVIEPVARTARWDGEVYAAPFNSDVGLLYYRRDHLREAGVERPDLGGGLEWPELKKLITTLDERRPDGYEKGWTTQLAAYEGRTVNAVEAFASAVPGFTLTDEDGRYEATVEELTEGITELRRRTEAASVLPDAFRSDEAASLGDFAAGRTSFLRHWPYVYPALHQTFPKDRHGERLGVTALPGRAVLGGQNLAVTAASQRADKATELIRFLTGKESERCLLDAGFAATRVSAYTDDAVTCAVGAAPTPSAAPTGEGADTVPRDAAGRPEYAHDVLLPALQEAAHRPRTPLYGAFTQTFTTELGALFADDPPGDAELARRLAGALEQALPH, from the coding sequence ATGCTCCGACCACGGCTCGCCGGGGCGGCGGGGCGACGGCTCGCGGTCCTGGCGGCCCCTCTGCTCCTGCTCCTGCCGACCGCCTGCGGCGGGGGCGGAGGCGGGGGCGGGGGGAACGGGCACGCGGCCACGCCCTCCGCCGACGTGCCCGGTGACATCGTGGTCGCCAGCGGACGGGACGTCACCGGCAAGAACGGCATCCGCCAGCGGCTCATCGACGTGTGGAACACCGGACAGGAGAAGTCCGGCACCGGCTACCGCGCCCGGCTGGTCGAACTCCCCGGCAACGCCGACGAGCAGCGCAGCCAGCTGCTCGGTGCCCTCCAGTCCGGCAGCGCCGCCTACGACGTGGTCAACCTCGACGTCACCTGGGTCCCGGAGTTCGCCGCCGCACGTCTGATCAGCCCGCTGCCGAAGACGCTGCTCGACGACGACGTGATCGAACCCGTGGCCCGTACGGCCCGCTGGGACGGTGAGGTGTACGCCGCGCCCTTCAACAGCGACGTCGGCCTGCTCTACTACCGGCGGGATCATCTGCGGGAGGCGGGCGTCGAACGCCCCGACCTGGGCGGCGGCCTGGAGTGGCCGGAGCTGAAGAAGCTGATCACCACCCTCGACGAGCGCCGGCCCGACGGCTACGAGAAGGGCTGGACCACCCAGCTCGCCGCCTACGAGGGACGCACCGTCAACGCCGTGGAGGCGTTCGCGTCGGCGGTACCCGGCTTCACGCTCACCGACGAGGACGGCCGCTACGAGGCGACCGTCGAGGAGCTGACCGAGGGCATCACGGAGCTGCGCCGCCGCACCGAGGCGGCCTCCGTCCTGCCGGACGCCTTCCGCTCCGACGAGGCGGCCTCCCTCGGTGACTTCGCCGCCGGCCGCACCTCCTTCCTGCGGCACTGGCCGTACGTGTATCCGGCCCTGCACCAGACCTTCCCGAAGGACCGGCACGGCGAACGGCTCGGTGTGACCGCGCTGCCGGGCCGCGCCGTGCTCGGCGGCCAGAACCTCGCCGTGACCGCCGCCTCCCAGCGGGCGGACAAGGCGACCGAGCTGATCAGGTTCCTGACCGGCAAGGAGAGCGAACGCTGTCTGCTGGACGCCGGTTTCGCGGCGACGCGCGTCTCCGCGTACACGGACGACGCGGTGACCTGCGCGGTGGGCGCCGCGCCGACTCCCTCGGCGGCCCCCACCGGGGAGGGCGCCGACACCGTTCCCCGGGACGCGGCGGGGCGGCCCGAGTACGCGCACGACGTCCTGCTCCCGGCGTTGCAGGAGGCGGCCCACCGCCCCCGCACCCCGCTGTACGGCGCCTTCACCCAGACCTTCACCACCGAACTGGGCGCCCTCTTCGCCGACGATCCGCCGGGCGACGCGGAACTGGCACGGCGCCTGGCCGGGGCCCTGGAGCAGGCCCTGCCGCACTGA
- a CDS encoding helix-turn-helix domain-containing protein: MGDRDDRETIGRRVQRLRAERGMTQRQLAEPAYTPAYISTLEAGRVRPSDEALRHLAERLGVDYEELATGRPARLATGLRLRLTEARRTLATGAAEQAAGQYAELLAEAEAYAWPEERADALLGLGECAVETGELVTARQYFERAQECLTDAGAPLPARVPALRGRALAHYLAGELRYAVYLLESTLDELNRGGLHDPDALLLLYASAIGPYMDMGAHARAAQAAELALALAPRAGDPALVARMHRSVARTLLAEGRLEEADASLAKAAELYRTLQLRTELANCHWMRGYVCAQNGELPRAEEEMREALGMLSATRAALYTSQVAVELADVLHRRGKSEEAAGLLHGVLDDLSSERGAVHAAGAHRLLGVIAEDARDTEAAEEHYVRALSLLERAGAAGDLADLCRLLGDLLRRTGRVEAALDAYRTGLGHRTAPGTTTLGPAPAPPPL; encoded by the coding sequence GTGGGCGACCGTGACGACCGGGAGACCATAGGGCGCCGCGTGCAGCGGCTGCGGGCCGAGCGGGGGATGACCCAGCGCCAGCTCGCCGAGCCGGCGTACACGCCCGCCTACATCTCCACCCTGGAGGCCGGCCGCGTCCGCCCCTCCGACGAGGCGCTGCGGCATCTCGCCGAACGGCTCGGCGTCGATTACGAGGAACTGGCCACCGGGCGCCCGGCGCGGCTCGCCACCGGTCTGCGGCTCAGGCTCACCGAGGCGCGGCGCACGCTCGCCACCGGGGCCGCCGAACAGGCGGCCGGGCAGTACGCCGAGCTGCTCGCCGAGGCCGAGGCGTACGCGTGGCCCGAGGAGCGGGCCGACGCGCTGCTCGGACTCGGGGAGTGCGCGGTGGAGACCGGCGAGCTGGTCACCGCCCGGCAGTACTTCGAACGGGCGCAGGAGTGCCTCACCGACGCCGGCGCCCCCCTGCCCGCCCGGGTCCCCGCCCTGCGCGGACGGGCCCTCGCCCACTACCTCGCCGGTGAACTCCGGTACGCCGTGTACCTGCTGGAGTCCACCCTGGACGAGCTCAACCGCGGCGGCCTGCACGACCCCGACGCGCTGCTGCTGCTGTACGCCAGCGCCATCGGCCCGTACATGGACATGGGCGCGCACGCGCGCGCCGCCCAGGCCGCCGAGCTCGCCCTCGCCCTCGCGCCCCGGGCCGGCGACCCGGCGCTGGTGGCCCGCATGCACCGCTCCGTCGCCCGCACCCTGCTCGCCGAGGGCCGCCTGGAGGAGGCCGACGCCTCGCTGGCCAAGGCCGCCGAGCTGTACCGCACGCTGCAACTGCGCACCGAGCTGGCCAACTGCCACTGGATGCGCGGCTACGTCTGCGCGCAGAACGGTGAACTCCCCCGCGCCGAGGAGGAGATGCGGGAGGCCCTCGGCATGCTCTCCGCCACCCGCGCCGCCCTCTACACCAGCCAGGTCGCCGTCGAACTGGCCGACGTGCTGCACCGGCGCGGCAAGTCCGAGGAGGCCGCCGGGCTGCTGCACGGGGTGCTGGACGACCTCTCCTCCGAGCGCGGCGCCGTGCACGCCGCGGGTGCGCACCGGCTGCTCGGCGTCATCGCCGAGGACGCCCGGGACACCGAGGCCGCCGAGGAGCACTACGTCCGCGCCCTCAGTCTGCTGGAGCGGGCGGGCGCGGCCGGTGACCTGGCCGACCTGTGCCGGCTGCTGGGCGACCTGCTGCGGCGCACCGGCCGCGTCGAGGCGGCCCTCGACGCCTACCGCACCGGCCTCGGGCACCGCACGGCACCGGGCACGACCACGCTGGGCCCGGCCCCCGCCCCGCCGCCGCTGTAG
- a CDS encoding GAF and ANTAR domain-containing protein, translating to MRVRPSDGGWWPSDGSRAAEVIAARVRGASPGEVPGRLCETVLGLLPVSGASASLRSAGLPVRLCATGDRASYLAEIQATLGDGPCVSAAESGTPVLARDLTAGADAGRWPVYAQQATALGVRAVYALPLGSDSACLGTLDLYRDTPGGLTGPQLRTARLVAGAMTVALMALPHGEGAWLDELAGDHDEVYRAVGMIMAQLGVGADEALARLRADAFARGRSAYEAARDVTTHRRRFAGEG from the coding sequence GTGCGCGTGCGGCCCAGTGACGGAGGCTGGTGGCCCTCGGACGGGTCACGTGCCGCCGAGGTGATCGCCGCCCGTGTGCGCGGCGCTTCGCCCGGCGAGGTGCCGGGCCGGCTGTGCGAGACGGTACTGGGGCTGCTGCCGGTGAGCGGCGCCAGCGCGTCGCTGCGCAGTGCGGGCCTGCCGGTGCGGCTGTGTGCCACGGGCGACCGGGCGTCGTACCTGGCGGAGATCCAGGCCACGCTGGGGGACGGGCCGTGCGTGAGCGCCGCCGAGTCGGGCACACCGGTGCTCGCCCGTGATCTGACGGCCGGCGCCGACGCCGGCCGGTGGCCCGTCTACGCCCAGCAGGCCACGGCGCTCGGCGTACGGGCGGTCTACGCGCTGCCGCTGGGCAGCGACTCGGCGTGTCTGGGCACCCTCGACCTCTACCGGGACACCCCCGGCGGGCTGACCGGCCCGCAGCTGCGCACGGCACGGCTGGTGGCCGGTGCTATGACGGTGGCGCTGATGGCGCTGCCGCACGGGGAGGGCGCCTGGCTGGACGAGCTGGCCGGCGACCACGACGAGGTGTACCGGGCCGTCGGCATGATCATGGCCCAGTTGGGCGTGGGCGCCGACGAGGCCCTGGCCCGGCTGCGTGCCGACGCGTTCGCCCGGGGCCGCAGCGCCTACGAGGCGGCCCGTGACGTCACCACCCACCGACGCCGCTTCGCCGGAGAGGGCTAG
- a CDS encoding glycoside hydrolase family 13 protein, producing MTVRPTTSSTPDLSSKDPNWWRQAVIYQVYPRSFADADGDGLGDLRGVTQRLTHLSALGVDALWLSPFYPSELADGGYDVDDYRDVDPRLGTLDDFDAMAAEAHRLGLKVIVDLVPNHSSHRHAWFREALDAGPGSAARDRYVFRDGRGEHGELPPTDWQSVFGGSAWKRVPDGQWYLHLFTPEQPDLNWDNEQVRADFRTTLKFWCDRGVDGFRVDVAHALVKDLTEPLRDLGAPELSSEAALAEFAPGAHPFYDRDEVHEVYRDWRKILDAYTPPRMAVAEAWVPGARRALYARPDELGQAFNFEYLQGGWDAAELREIITGSLADARAAGASATWVLSNHDVVRHATRLALPPGTDTDAWLLSGGHAPAVDRRAGLRRGRAATLLMLALPGSAYVYQGEELGLPEVADLPTEVLQDPIWEQTGHVRKGRDGCRVPLPWTTGGPSYGFGAGGAWLPQPPDFASYAVQAQDGVEGSTLELYRTALRLRRKLLDGESLTWADDVPAGVLQFDRTDTWRCVANLSGTTVDLPAGEVLLSSAPLDDGRLGPDTTVWLGR from the coding sequence GCGGCAGGCCGTCATCTACCAGGTCTACCCCCGCAGCTTCGCCGACGCCGACGGGGACGGGCTCGGTGACCTGCGCGGCGTCACCCAGCGCCTGACCCACCTGTCCGCCCTGGGCGTCGACGCCCTGTGGCTCAGCCCGTTCTACCCCTCAGAACTCGCCGACGGCGGCTACGACGTCGACGACTACCGGGACGTCGACCCCCGCCTGGGCACCCTGGACGACTTCGACGCGATGGCCGCCGAGGCCCACCGGCTGGGCCTCAAGGTGATCGTCGACCTCGTCCCCAACCACTCCTCGCACCGTCACGCGTGGTTCCGGGAGGCCCTGGACGCGGGCCCCGGTTCCGCGGCCCGCGACCGGTACGTCTTCCGCGACGGCCGCGGCGAACACGGGGAACTGCCGCCCACCGACTGGCAGTCCGTCTTCGGCGGCAGCGCCTGGAAGCGGGTGCCCGACGGGCAGTGGTACCTGCACCTCTTCACCCCCGAGCAGCCCGACCTGAACTGGGACAACGAGCAGGTCCGCGCCGACTTCCGCACCACGCTGAAGTTCTGGTGCGACCGGGGCGTCGACGGCTTCCGCGTCGACGTGGCGCACGCGCTGGTCAAGGACCTGACCGAGCCGCTGCGCGACCTCGGCGCCCCCGAACTGAGCAGCGAGGCCGCGCTCGCGGAGTTCGCACCGGGCGCCCACCCGTTCTACGACCGCGACGAGGTGCACGAGGTCTACCGCGACTGGCGCAAGATCCTGGACGCCTACACCCCGCCCCGGATGGCGGTGGCCGAGGCCTGGGTGCCGGGTGCCCGGCGCGCGCTGTACGCCCGCCCGGACGAGCTGGGGCAGGCCTTCAACTTCGAGTACCTCCAGGGCGGCTGGGACGCCGCCGAGCTGCGCGAGATCATCACCGGCTCCCTGGCCGACGCCCGCGCCGCCGGTGCCTCGGCGACCTGGGTGCTCTCCAACCACGACGTGGTCCGCCACGCCACCCGCCTCGCCCTGCCGCCGGGCACCGACACCGACGCCTGGCTGCTGTCCGGCGGCCACGCACCGGCCGTCGACCGGCGGGCCGGGCTGCGCCGGGGCCGGGCGGCGACGCTGCTGATGCTGGCGCTGCCCGGGTCGGCGTACGTCTACCAGGGCGAGGAGCTGGGACTGCCCGAGGTGGCCGACCTGCCCACCGAGGTGCTCCAGGACCCGATCTGGGAGCAGACCGGGCACGTCCGCAAGGGCCGCGACGGATGCCGGGTGCCGCTGCCGTGGACGACCGGCGGACCGTCGTACGGCTTCGGCGCGGGCGGGGCGTGGCTGCCGCAGCCCCCGGACTTCGCGTCGTACGCCGTCCAGGCCCAGGACGGGGTGGAGGGCTCGACCCTGGAGCTGTACCGGACGGCCCTGCGCCTGCGCCGCAAACTGCTCGACGGCGAGTCGCTGACCTGGGCGGACGATGTCCCGGCGGGGGTGCTTCAGTTCGACCGCACGGACACCTGGCGCTGCGTCGCCAATCTCTCCGGCACGACGGTCGACCTGCCGGCCGGGGAGGTCCTGCTGAGCAGCGCACCCCTGGACGACGGCCGCCTCGGGCCGGACACGACGGTGTGGCTGGGGCGTTAG